From the genome of Candidatus Neptunochlamydia sp. REUL1:
GAGTTTCACCCGTACAAAGGCTGCTGTTTCTGTAAACGTCTTCCCTTCTTGGAGATGGGCAAATGCCAGAAACCTCCTCCTTTCTCTTGGACTCCCCTCTGTTTTAGCAAGCTTATCGAAATCGTACTGATCAAGTCCTTTTATCTGAGCGGCCTTTCTTCCTCTCAACACTCACCTCCTGTTAAACTCAAACAGCTTACATGAAAAGACCAATTAAATTTATGACTTTATTTTTTACGAATGGTATTATGTTTAATTTAGTTTTATCGTGGTCTAAAAACAGATACTCGGGTAAAATTTACGGAAATTTTACCCCTTAAGAAAGGAAGAGCCAAAATGGCAAACCCAGCAAATTGCTTTCCAGATAGGAAGTATCTTTCAAACCCCGATATGCCCTGGCGCTTGAATTCCGACCTTGAGAGGCGATTAAAACCGCTTCCAAGTCATTTTCAACCCCTGTCAGAGGGAGAAAGCCAGTGTAAATACTGTGTACTTGGACCCGAAGATCATTTGGAATGGAATTTTATTCACCAATATTTTGATCGTAGTCAGGCTGGAGATCGTCATATTAAAGAAATACGTTATCTTCACCATGAAGGACTTTTTCAATCATTTGAGACAGGTATTAAAACTGCAGAAGATAAGTCAAGAAATGGATTTTTTGATCCAAAATGGAAACAAGGAACTAATGCGGTTGAAAGACAAAATGTTTTTGATCGTTGGAAAAAAATGGTCTCGAATTTTCCTTGCTCAATCGAAGTGGAGGGCAATGTTCAGGCACTTAAAAATGTAAAAATACTTCCATTATTACAGGGGAGTAAAGAAGCACTGTGTGAGTCTATTTGTCACTCTGGGCTTGAAATCGTTGGTAAGCACTCAGGAATAGCTGGGCCTTCTTCTACAGATCCTGGATGGTTCGGAAGTGGTATTTATCTTACGAACAGCATGCGCTATGCAGAGCTTTATAGTCGTTATGCAGAAGTAATGTCAGGTGGGGACCCAGATAATACCCCCTTGCATATGATCTTATCTTGGGCTTCAATGAGGGAGCCTTATCCGGTAATCAATGGAGATGGGGTAAAATTAAAGGGGAAGGATCATGTTGGAGTATATAATGCACATTATATTCCGGTGGTTCCCTCTCCTGTGGATGAACTGGTCTGTAAACCTCCAATAACAGGAATAAAAAATCAAACCCCAAAGTGGGACGAATACTGCCTTTTTAGTACAAGTCAAACATTGCCTCGATTTTGGATCATTTTTGGGAAAAATGGTGTGCATAAAGCGCCTCAATCTCAAATGCCAGATCTTTCAACTGAAATAAATGCCTTAGCTCGTCAGTTAATTAATCCTGAAGTGTTTCAAGTTGATTCTTCTTTAGTGCCCATCCATGGGAGAGCCTTTTGTGATATTATGCATAGAATACATACTTTTCCTCCAGGTGTTGTTGCGAATGGATCCTGTGTAATTATCAGCGACCTGGTATTAAATGTATTTTCGCAAATTCCTTCATCCAAGCTTAGACATCGGCTTCAGGATACCTTTAAAACCTTTCAAAATCCTGAAGATATTGCGAAGTTAAGATCTCTACAATTTTTATCAGAGCGCCTGAGGAATAGAGCAGTTGAAATAAATGATCTCATTCTTGGAGAGCAATCACGACAAATCGTGTCAGCAGGAGCGGACAAGGATCACTTGCCCCTTATTTTAAGCAGGGTGCAAACGAAAAACCATCAGCTCCAGAGGGGTATTGAACTAATCAGAAGCCTTCAGGGAGCTCTTGAAGAAGTTATTAGCACGAATATCATGGCTGTTCAAAGTACAAAGCTACAAACTTCAGAACAAGCAAGAAGTCAACAAGCTAGAGAACTATCTGCTAAAGATCGACAACTTCAGCAAGAAAAAGATGCGCGAGCAGCAGATGTGAAAAGGCTTGGACTTGAAGTGAGTCAAAAAGATGCTGAGATTGCATTAGAAAAACAAAAGGCTGAAGACTTGGCTCAAGCATCTAAGAATAAGGAAGCCCAATTAACTCAAGCAACTGAAGAAATGCAGCGGCAAAAAGATGCTGAGATTGCATTAGAAAAACAAAAAGCTGAAGACTTGGCTCAAGCAACTGAAGAAATGCAGCGGCAAAAAGATGCTGAGATTGCATCAGAAAGGCAAGAAGCTAATGAAAAAAAACTCGAACTTGCAAGGCAAGAAGTTGAAATACAAAGATTAAGAGTTCTTCTTGGCCAAGAGAGTGATCGAATAAAATCCCGTGTTGATACTATGGGAATCCTTAGTGCTCATAATTCTCCAGAGTTCAGAAGAGCTGCGGAGGCTAGAATTGAAAGACTCGAAACTATTGATGCAAAGCTCAGAGACTTTCGTGGATTACTTGTGGATGAGCTTTTTATTCATCGAAGAACCTCCTTTCTTAAAGAGGGGACCACCCAAAGTGTCGCAGAGTTTAAGGAAATAACAGATGCATTTATGAAGATTCCTGGAATGGAGGGTCGCACCTTAATTGCCTCATGGCATCAAATAAGCGACAGCTTATCTGCTCCAGCTAATTTCCTAGACATCTTAAATCCCTCTCCTGCGGGAAATAGATCTCACTCTAGAGTCATTTTAGATGAACTAAAGATTTTATCTCAGGATGTCCATACAGAACTGCATCAGACCTTAGCGAGCATAGGCAATGGATTACAGCTCTGTGTTCCTCGTGGTGCCGGTAGGATCAGTTGGCAAGAAATAGAGGTTGAAAGAAACCGTCCAAAGCCTTTTAGTGAAAAAATCTTTGAGATTGCTTCAAGGTTATTAGCAAGAAGATGGATTAGGGAAAACAACGCTTTATTAAGAAAGTATTTAAATGGGAGTGTAGTATGAATCCAGTAAATCCAGAGCAAAAATCAGTTGTTCCCCTTCCAGTAAAAAACGTGAACACCGGAGCTCTTCCAGAACCTGAGATCGGAGTTCTCCAGGTTGTAGGAGGAATCGCTCCTTTAGGTGCAGATAGAGTAGAAGTGCTACAGCTAGAGCCTCTAACTTTTGAGCAGGTCATGCAACTTGACCCAGAAGTGATCCGCAATTTACCCGAAGCTCAGCTTGCAAATATTCCCTCTTACATAAAAAGCCATCTACAGGACTTCTCAGACACAATTGCTGCGTCTCATAATGGAGTAGACAGTGAATTGCGTGATAAATGGGATGCTCTTTGGGGTAATCCCTTTATTGAAAGTCAGCCGCTTATGTCTGGAATAATGGGAGATCTCTCCAAAGATATAGGTTGGCAAAATACTCAAGTAGAACTGGAAAAGCAAAACCAAGCTATTGAAAGAATACAAGCACTTGATGCCCAGAACCAAGAAGCTTTAGATCGATATGGTGCCGGAATCGAAGAACTAAAGGAAATCGGTAGGCAATGCAGAGCAGACATGGATGCCAGAGCCATTAAAGATGCTGAAAACCGCGTTATGTGGGCTGCCAAGGAAGCAGAACACCAAAGAACCAGAGAAGAACAAGAGAAATCTCACCGAGATAACATGGAAGAGCAAGAGAAATCTCACCGAGATAACATGGAAGCTTTGGACAAAAGAACTGAAGAAAGACAAAGAGCCTATGAAGAAGAATTAGCTAGTCTGAATAGAATTAAAGAAGAAAGACAAAGAGCCCATGAAGAAGAGTTAGCTAGAATCAGAGCTGGAGCAGGTATTCTATTAGTTCCTCAGGTAGCTCCAAGGCCTCCTGCTGCCCATCGTAGTAATAGAAAGTATTGGATCTTAGCTTTGGCAGTTGTGGCAATGGCTTCTATTTATTTTGGAAGAAATTATGCGAACAGGAATCAAACAAAAGTCCCTAAGCCGGACAAGCTATAAAACTGAAGTGGAGAAGGGCCTTGAAGTCCAACGGTACGAAAAGTTCCGCCAAGCCTATTTCACCAATGGATCATGAAGCAGATTTCTCGGCTCTTTTGCAAAAAATAGTCGTGTATTCCGCATACTAAAGTAGATATCATCTTTACAGTGACTAGAAAAAATAAGGTCTGACCAACATTCCTTAAAATCAATTTTAAGCACTTTTGCGAAGGTTTTTATTTCATTAGCAGGATCACATTACCCACATCCAGATATCGGATCCTAGAGCCCTTTTAAAGAGAGAAATTTTCGCACTTTTCTAATTTTTTCCGTATCATTCCGATCCTTTGATATTTTTCAGCTCTTTTTCACCCAAACCCGTTAATCTCGATATTTGTTCAAGCGGAAGGTTTTCATTAAACATCGAACGAGCAATCTCTAGAGATTTGTTTTTTTCACCTTCCTCACGCCCTTCTTCGCGCCCTTTCTCTTCGTATTTCTTTAAGGTATTTGCTTCGATTCTCAGCCACTTGAGCTTCCCTTCATAAATCTCACGCTCTTCTTCGGAGAAATTCATGACGTTGAGCACATCAATCGCTTTTTTCACTGGAGCGTCATCTAAGGAAGCTGGTAATTTAGCTTTGCTAAGGAGATCATTTCTGAGTAGAAACGCAGACCAGAGGTCTAAGGCGTTTTGAATTTTGGATCCAATATCTTCAAATTCTTTCCCTAGGCTGTCATTGAATTTCTTCAGTTCTATTGTATGAAGCTCCAATTCCTTAAAGTAATGGAGACCCGTTTCTTTTTCTGTGATATGGAAGGCGTTGTGATACTTTTCAGAGTCCAAGATAGAGATGAAATTCAAAATATGGATCCCTATGACTTTTTCTAGGGTTCCATAGTCATCTTTTTCTTTGAGCTGATCTGTATACAGCTTCGCCCAATAGTATAGAGCTCTTTTGTCGTAGTCAGCCTCATCGGTAATTTGAATTTCAATATTGAACTTCTTTCCATGGTTTCCTTCGGCTTTGATGTCGAGGATTGAGAGCTTGTCTTCTTTGAAATTCTTCTGATTATAGGGGTTAAGCAGGGTCACATCGACAACCTGATCCTCCTCTCCTACGATAGAGTTAATCAAAGATATGAGCAGGTCTTTGTTGCCTTCGGTGCCAAATATTTTCTTGAAGGCGAGGTCTACCCGCGGATTGATTTTGTGTGACATGAAGTCCTCTTCCTTTCGAATTAGCTCTATTGTACTCTCCATAGGAAAACCCTTCAATGACTTTTTCCCTAAGCAATTTTAGTAATCAAAATCCTTCCAGGTCAGAAAATTGTCTCTTGTGGATATCATAAGCTCAAACTCTGTTGTGTATTCATAGTCTTGCTTCATGCAGTCCAAGACTTTTCTTTTCACACTGTCCATGGCACCGCCTGCGTTCAAATTTTCCTGGTCACTATCCATAGAATACCTACTCCATTTGAAATATACATTATAGGACGGGGGATATTCTCTGCCATTGAAAAATTACTGATCTATCCCCTCTAAAACCTCATAATCCTCTAGAGGAACGATGGCAACCTCTGCGCCATTGAAATTATAGAGAATCCGCTCTCCTCCAAAGGCGACTCGATTGAACATCTCTTGCTCAGTCTCTACTGGTTTCAAGACGATTTCTTCATCTTTAGACCTTGCATTAACATCCCACCCTACTGGGTGTTGCAATTCTTCCATTGTTTGCATAGTTTTCTCCTTTGCAAAATTGTTTTTTTGGTGCATCAAAGACTTAGTTCAAACCCTCTTTGCTGCTGCTCTTCTTGTTCAATGCCAAGTTGAACATCTAGTTGTTTTTCTTGCTTTTCTAGCTCTGACCAACAGCCCAGGACTTCTTGCGACTGTATGTCTTTTAAAGCTTCAGAGGAAAGAAAATCATGCTCGGTTTCTCGTGCATGCATGTTTTCATGGATCGCTAGTTGCTCCAGTATCTCCAGACGCTCTAACTCACTTCCCCATACCAATAACTTTCTATCCTCTAAGATGGAAAGGTCAACGTTATTTTCTTTGTCAAACAAGAGCGAGTCCTCTACTGGCATCTTATTTTCATGAGAGCTGCTTTCAATGACAGCACTCTCTATAGAAACGAAGACGTAGCCTTCTTGATTATTGAGTCTAGAAGCTTCATCTGCTTCTAATTGAGACTGACACAGGACAACTACTGAGCGTTCATTCTCAGGGGTGAAGAG
Proteins encoded in this window:
- a CDS encoding Rpn family recombination-promoting nuclease/putative transposase; its protein translation is MESTIELIRKEEDFMSHKINPRVDLAFKKIFGTEGNKDLLISLINSIVGEEDQVVDVTLLNPYNQKNFKEDKLSILDIKAEGNHGKKFNIEIQITDEADYDKRALYYWAKLYTDQLKEKDDYGTLEKVIGIHILNFISILDSEKYHNAFHITEKETGLHYFKELELHTIELKKFNDSLGKEFEDIGSKIQNALDLWSAFLLRNDLLSKAKLPASLDDAPVKKAIDVLNVMNFSEEEREIYEGKLKWLRIEANTLKKYEEKGREEGREEGEKNKSLEIARSMFNENLPLEQISRLTGLGEKELKNIKGSE